gctCCGTTTCCAGAGGGAGAAGCTTTATCCATGACAAATCCAACCGATTTTTTGTGTGCACCACGTCCAAATTGAAGACCGGCAGCATCGTCTATTGGTTGAGACTTATCATTGGCATGATCTTCTTTAATGCCTGCGGTATCCTCCCGCGAGACACTGTCAACACTgcgttccttttcttcgCTTGGTTTGCTCACTTGCTTCTTCTTAGAACGCATAGACTTCACTTTCTCTTGCTGCTCTTTGGTAAGACTCTTCCATTCGCCTGGAGAATAACTACGAGCCAAAACTGGGCCCTTAATAGCGCCCGACTTgcttcctccttttccaccGCCACCTGATTTTCCACCACCAGATCCACCATTGGACGTCTGAACATCATTTATCTGTCGGGGCGTTGTTTCGGTCTTGatcgaagatgaagaaacgaACGTTTTCACAAAAAGCTGAGCCTCGTGGAAACTGTTCCGGTAGGTAGCATTAGTGCGAATAGTGTCGCGAACGTAACTCAAACTGGGATCTTTGAGTGCCTGCACCAAGTAGGTGACAAGCTGGCCATCCGGTAAAGAGGCCCCGTCAATTTCGACCAGCTCAGAGACCGCATATTGGAATTTCTGCAACAAGGTGTCAATGTTCCAATTGCGACTAGGACCGCTGtacgttgttgttgacaagATTTTGATTGCATCATCCCGACGAATAGATTCGTTGAGGGTTCCTTCTGCCTGTGCCTTCAACTTCAAAATAGCAGCGCGACCGTTCTTGCCCTTGTTGAACTCCTTAATGAAAGCCCATCCTGGGCCGGTCGTGGTAATTGCCTCTTTGAATTCATCAAAAACTCGCTTGTTGTCAATTACAAACTTGGGACCCGATAAAATCGTCTGGGCCACCAAGTAAGCATCCATGTCGTCATAATCTTCAAGGGGGGCAGTTTCAGGCTCCTCCTGGGTACGGTAAACATACGTGAGGGGGGTCAGCGAGGGACCGCGACAGCAACTCATGTACTGGTTCCAATTCTCGAAGAAAGAACGCCATTTGGTCATGTCCTTGAGGGGAGTAGGCTTGACCGGTGTCTGGGTCTTGGCCACCTCGcggatttccttttcctcttccatGCGGTCGCGGGCAAGCTGATCAACTTCACTCGTGTAGTCCTCAGCACGAACCTCTTTTCCAAGACGTTTCAAACGTTCAGCCCAGTGGATGATAACCGAAAGAGTTGACTTAGAGTTAAAGCCAATATGGATCTCCTTCTCGTTATCAGCCGTTCCAGGGGGATAAGTGCTCTTGAAGGATTTTCCACGGTGTTGCTTGTTCATCATATCGACAAGGGAGTCAAGGTCCTTAGTGGTCAAGCGGACCAAAGAGGACATAGAGCCAAACCCTTCCGACACGAGAGCCTTGCGGGTACCAATGTTCATTCCGGTCATGGCAAGAAGATTGTCATAATGGTTAACAACAATGGGAAAGACAGGGTTTTCGTTCGCAACGTTAGGATGTTCGATAACAGGGGCGACATTGGCTTGAACAGTTccgtcaacgacaacagcgttgAACGCGTCGTCAATGGTAGGGTTGTTGGGAGCAATATCAGACATGGTAAGATGGTGGGAAATTTTTGTATACTGGTGAATACGGTATTTCGGAAAATTGCAGCTgaattttcagaaaagtgAAAGAAAACAGTGTTTGAGATAGAATTCGTAAATGACTGACATGAAAGAATGGCGAATTCTAGGATCTTTCCGACCCTTCTTCGGGTCATTTCAACCCGAATATGCCAGATGACAGAGGGCCAAACAGTACCACCGATTCCGGTGATATGTGATAGTAGGCCCAATGACATTGAAATATAGAGCAAACAAAAGACTTTTGAGATATGGATAACTAGATGTTGATCGCAAGTGACCATCTGATACCAATATACTTAGCTGATATCACCAAAGGATCCGAAGACCAATCGGGCCCAAAGACTTAAAAGCCGTTCGTTGGGAATGAATCGGGATCTGTTCCGTTTCGTTTCTCCCACTGTACGAATCCCACTGGTAGGTGGTTCGAAACGCACGACGCTACTGTCAAGTTCCACAGACCGGAAGAAACTCATGGCAGTCTAACGTCTGGCCAATCCACTCCTTTCGGAGCTGTGTGGGTGAGGGGCATTGTCAATGCCAAAGGGGTTGTCTGATAAACTGATTTGATATCCACGTGTAGGTACATTTCTGGTCAACACAATATCCGGACTATATTGAATTAGTTCGTTGACCATTGTCCCGCATCCACGgagacaatcaatttgcatGTTGGTCAACCAAGCACACAAGGGGACTAGaagtacagcttgcaaagtgctttataATAAAAataagtgagcacatcatccgatgtgccCAAGGTTTAGACTAGTTTCATGACCGAAGGATAACCCCAATGACTACGTCACAGGTCATCCTCGTACACC
The Phaeodactylum tricornutum CCAP 1055/1 chromosome 7, whole genome shotgun sequence DNA segment above includes these coding regions:
- a CDS encoding predicted protein; this encodes MSDIAPNNPTIDDAFNAVVVDGTVQANVAPVIEHPNVANENPVFPIVVNHYDNLLAMTGMNIGTRKALVSEGFGSMSSLVRLTTKDLDSLVDMMNKQHRGKSFKSTYPPGTADNEKEIHIGFNSKSTLSVIIHWAERLKRLGKEVRAEDYTSEVDQLARDRMEEEKEIREVAKTQTPVKPTPLKDMTKWRSFFENWNQYMSCCRGPSLTPLTYVYRTQEEPETAPLEDYDDMDAYLVAQTILSGPKFVIDNKRVFDEFKEAITTTGPGWAFIKEFNKGKNGRAAILKLKAQAEGTLNESIRRDDAIKILSTTTYSGPSRNWNIDTLLQKFQYAVSELVEIDGASLPDGQLVTYLVQALKDPSLSYVRDTIRTNATYRNSFHEAQLFVKTFVSSSSIKTETTPRQINDVQTSNGGSGGGKSGGGGKGGSKSGAIKGPVLARSYSPGEWKSLTKEQQEKVKSMRSKKKQVSKPSEEKERSVDSVSREDTAGIKEDHANDKSQPIDDAAGLQFGRGAHKKSVGFVMDKASPSGNGAKKQKLFIGDVNSGSNHHIGARCELDSHADTCVAGANTILISDSQKSVTVRPFSGEYLAMTNIPIGTVATAYTVPDDGRVVILIINQALYFGDRLKNTLLTPNQMRDYGIEVDDAPRQYVAGSQHSLYVPDSNLRIPLQLRGIFLFLESRKPTQQEMDECEHIVLTSDAPWEPCSVEFANREQEAVRSDRRVSLVDSGGNSTGQVHYIAYPSDTRTVAAAQRVLETFRSLTEIEFCETKLVDRLIACVNVASDDHCGDGLDGRADPDVYPASDDFIRVVSGMTQWQNRAEGEIREIKKSVRHRLQASRAPKRLWCFCTEWVSAVRRLTALSLPALNGRVATELLEGETPDISEYAQFDWYEPVWFIDPTSSFPEPKRKLGRWIGVASDVGQAMTFWILPKSCSPIARSLVARVDPDVSCTDEFKADLAMLDLSIDNKIGNNKTAEQNKEIDSSLGNLVSGPADDLFEKVANKEFYPLEEAAEKAEADDFTPESMDEYLTAELGSAMPTETLWGLGTATQF